A DNA window from Desulfovibrio oxyclinae DSM 11498 contains the following coding sequences:
- a CDS encoding RHS repeat domain-containing protein — MTEVYSYRVKGDQHGRIVEKKETVAGRQVTWNYSYDDAGRLFQAHLDDRLIFQGYYDNEGRRMRDYLPVTVGPRFRDYRYTTDNRLQAAGNSGYTHDANGFRCIWANGGTYHLYEYAPDYRLLSMKIENQDHVVTFLHDDNGQRVAKQLNGQTVEVYQWLDFLRLAAFHDGGVGYEFEYENDERLPSAMRREDGAVYTLHYDQVGSLRVVADSANNVIKEILYDPFGGIIRDTNPDIRVPIGFAGGLHDRNLGFVRFGWRDYDPFTGRWTAPDPIGDAGGDPDWYGYCLDDPVNAHDPNGLMGVIAPLIIGKTLVTAIAGTGLYGAAKGVDLLGENIDENYGKDKPTATEGVHDSMKKVAGIQAGTVGAGVLGAGGAAVARFGRLNPGYVATATELIDGAFNSGQPPQSSAGILGLGVKETIDRLEEWRKRR; from the coding sequence ATGACTGAAGTGTATTCATATCGGGTGAAAGGCGACCAACACGGTCGCATAGTCGAGAAAAAGGAAACAGTGGCAGGGCGGCAGGTCACCTGGAATTATTCCTATGATGACGCAGGGCGTCTTTTTCAAGCCCATCTGGATGACCGCCTGATTTTTCAGGGGTACTACGATAATGAAGGTCGCCGCATGCGGGACTATCTGCCTGTAACGGTGGGACCTCGCTTTCGTGACTACCGGTATACAACGGACAACCGACTTCAGGCCGCGGGGAACAGCGGTTACACGCATGACGCAAACGGGTTCCGCTGTATTTGGGCAAATGGTGGCACGTACCACCTCTACGAATATGCGCCGGACTATCGGCTGCTGAGTATGAAGATAGAGAATCAGGACCACGTCGTTACCTTTCTGCATGATGACAACGGGCAACGGGTCGCCAAGCAACTCAACGGTCAGACCGTGGAAGTATATCAGTGGCTCGACTTTCTTCGCCTTGCAGCATTCCACGACGGAGGCGTGGGATATGAATTTGAGTACGAAAACGATGAACGGTTGCCTTCGGCCATGCGCCGTGAAGATGGCGCCGTTTATACGCTGCACTACGACCAGGTCGGCTCGCTCCGTGTTGTTGCTGACTCAGCAAACAACGTGATAAAGGAAATCCTGTACGACCCATTCGGTGGAATAATCAGAGACACCAACCCGGATATACGGGTGCCAATAGGGTTTGCAGGTGGTCTTCATGACAGGAATTTGGGCTTCGTAAGGTTCGGCTGGCGGGACTATGATCCCTTCACCGGGCGCTGGACAGCCCCTGACCCGATTGGTGACGCTGGCGGCGATCCGGACTGGTACGGGTATTGTCTGGATGATCCGGTTAACGCCCATGATCCTAACGGATTGATGGGAGTTATAGCACCTCTCATAATAGGGAAAACGCTTGTAACGGCAATTGCAGGCACTGGATTATACGGAGCCGCCAAAGGCGTAGACTTGCTGGGCGAGAATATCGACGAGAACTATGGCAAGGATAAGCCCACGGCTACTGAGGGGGTGCATGATTCCATGAAAAAAGTTGCTGGAATCCAGGCGGGTACGGTCGGAGCAGGTGTCTTGGGGGCGGGAGGGGCTGCTGTTGCCAGATTTGGAAGGCTGAATCCGGGATACGTTGCGACTGCGACGGAGTTGATTGACGGCGCATTTAACTCTGGGCAGCCGCCGCAATCATCAGCAGGAATACTTGGATTGGGTGTAAAGGAAACGATAGATCGTCTTGAAGAATGGAGGAAAAGGCGTTGA
- a CDS encoding molybdopterin-containing oxidoreductase family protein codes for MEVRRSYCGLCHPRCGTLLHIEDGKVVKVTGDPDHPITRGAICERGRLMLDHIYHPDRLNYPLKRVGKRGEGRWERVSWDQALDEVADKLRKLKDEFGPETLTFTHGTKRTYHWDCRRFFNLFGSPNTCGVNTICMCPSYATEYATYGGMVMGSEVMTASCVVMWGCNASKSSPVGMYPKVSKARKNGAKLIVIDPRRTKEAESADLWLQIRPGTDLALMLGWIRYIIENDLHDKDFVANWTVGFEELWEAVDSYTLEKVAEITSVPPEMVAESARMYATSGPAVIPFGLGLDKQGVNSTQCARGRAILRAITGNLEIEGGDGFSMAGEVGKIRDLEFLELNDMISGEQRAKQLGIDKYPFFGFPGWEMNSAANKKLPHGYVAAPEAWHSNLAHAREVMSAITTGEPYPVTAAITLANNPLLALPNTKQVFEALQALQLYVVMEYYMTPSAAMADYVFPAATTVEQPELWLTSGFCVACPQGIERIEERRSSYDFYRGLGVRLGQEEYWPWETVEEVYDHCLEPVGLTFQQLAEQNGLLGKREYRQYENHGFGTPSGKVELKSSIFEELGAEPLPTYREPIWSPESRDSSISDEYPIILITGSRFMPMYHSEQRQIEKARKKIPDPLVSIHPDTAKELGLAEGDWAVISTPLGSIRQRVHVTDAIHPHMADAQHSWWFPERSDKLPELFGVFESNTNVLCPDAPEFCSPEIGSWPHSALMCRIEKEGE; via the coding sequence ATGGAAGTGCGCAGAAGTTATTGCGGCCTATGTCATCCACGCTGTGGAACGCTGTTACATATTGAAGACGGCAAGGTCGTGAAAGTCACCGGGGATCCGGATCATCCGATCACCCGCGGAGCCATTTGCGAACGCGGACGGCTGATGCTGGATCACATATATCATCCGGACAGGTTGAATTACCCGCTCAAGCGTGTCGGCAAACGCGGGGAAGGTCGCTGGGAACGGGTGAGTTGGGATCAGGCTCTTGACGAGGTGGCCGATAAACTGCGGAAGCTGAAGGATGAGTTCGGCCCGGAAACGCTGACTTTCACCCACGGCACCAAACGGACCTACCACTGGGACTGCCGCCGCTTCTTCAACCTCTTCGGCTCTCCCAACACCTGCGGCGTGAACACCATCTGCATGTGTCCGAGTTATGCCACCGAGTATGCCACATACGGCGGCATGGTCATGGGCAGCGAGGTCATGACCGCGAGCTGCGTCGTCATGTGGGGGTGCAATGCTTCAAAGTCGAGCCCCGTGGGAATGTACCCCAAAGTGAGCAAGGCACGCAAAAACGGCGCGAAGCTCATCGTCATCGACCCGCGTCGGACGAAAGAAGCTGAATCCGCCGATCTGTGGCTGCAGATTCGCCCCGGGACGGACCTCGCCCTGATGTTGGGCTGGATACGCTACATCATCGAAAACGATTTGCATGACAAGGATTTTGTGGCCAACTGGACAGTGGGATTTGAAGAGCTCTGGGAAGCAGTGGATTCCTATACCTTGGAAAAGGTGGCCGAAATTACCTCGGTGCCTCCCGAGATGGTTGCCGAATCCGCCAGAATGTACGCCACCTCCGGCCCGGCGGTCATTCCCTTCGGGCTTGGGTTGGACAAGCAAGGCGTCAACTCCACGCAATGCGCGAGGGGCAGGGCGATCCTGCGCGCCATCACGGGCAATCTGGAAATTGAGGGCGGCGACGGTTTCAGTATGGCCGGTGAAGTCGGAAAGATTCGAGACCTTGAGTTTCTTGAACTCAATGACATGATCTCCGGTGAGCAGCGGGCCAAGCAGCTGGGCATAGACAAGTATCCGTTCTTCGGTTTCCCTGGGTGGGAAATGAACTCGGCGGCCAACAAGAAACTGCCTCATGGATACGTCGCTGCGCCTGAGGCATGGCATTCCAATCTGGCTCATGCAAGGGAAGTGATGAGCGCCATCACAACCGGCGAGCCGTACCCTGTGACCGCCGCCATCACGCTGGCCAACAATCCGCTTCTGGCCCTGCCCAATACAAAGCAGGTGTTCGAGGCATTGCAGGCTCTTCAGCTCTATGTGGTCATGGAGTATTACATGACTCCGTCCGCAGCCATGGCCGACTATGTTTTCCCGGCAGCGACCACCGTGGAACAGCCGGAGCTGTGGCTGACCAGCGGGTTCTGCGTGGCCTGCCCGCAAGGTATTGAGCGCATAGAGGAGCGTCGCAGCAGCTATGATTTCTATCGCGGGCTTGGAGTGCGGCTCGGACAGGAAGAGTACTGGCCGTGGGAGACCGTGGAAGAGGTTTATGACCACTGTCTGGAACCGGTCGGACTGACATTCCAGCAGCTGGCGGAGCAGAACGGTCTTCTCGGAAAGAGGGAATACAGACAGTACGAAAATCACGGGTTCGGCACTCCGTCCGGCAAGGTTGAACTGAAGTCTTCTATCTTCGAAGAACTTGGAGCGGAGCCCCTGCCCACATATCGCGAGCCGATCTGGAGCCCCGAGAGCAGGGATTCCTCAATATCGGACGAATATCCGATCATTCTGATAACCGGAAGCAGATTCATGCCGATGTATCATTCAGAGCAGCGGCAGATTGAAAAGGCCCGCAAGAAGATACCGGATCCTCTGGTATCGATTCATCCGGATACCGCCAAAGAGCTTGGTTTGGCCGAGGGCGACTGGGCCGTGATTTCGACACCGCTAGGATCGATCCGGCAGCGGGTGCATGTCACGGATGCCATCCACCCACACATGGCGGACGCACAACATTCGTGGTGGTTCCCTGAAAGAAGCGACAAGCTACCGGAACTGTTCGGAGTTTTTGAGTCGAATACCAACGTCCTGTGCCCGGACGCTCCTGAATTCTGTAGCCCGGAAATCGGCAGCTGGCCCCATTCCGCGTTAATGTGTCGCATCGAGAAGGAAGGAGAATAG
- a CDS encoding TetR/AcrR family transcriptional regulator, whose translation MEAAEKLFMEKGYTATTMNGVAAAAGFAKGTLYHYFANKAELLQALRDDFDKEVTKRIQAHVERCPAGDWRGRVKAWIEGAVESYFAMSALHDVVIYGSGQPFRNAMTHSEVTRHLAGLISDGARAGAWKVDDERWLAVMMFYSFRGGCDEAMLGTQRPEDLPEKLYELFLRMLGVS comes from the coding sequence ATGGAAGCCGCCGAGAAGCTATTCATGGAGAAGGGATACACCGCCACGACCATGAACGGAGTAGCCGCTGCGGCCGGGTTCGCCAAAGGGACCTTATATCATTATTTCGCGAACAAGGCCGAACTGCTTCAGGCGCTGAGGGACGACTTTGACAAAGAGGTGACAAAGCGTATTCAGGCGCACGTCGAACGCTGCCCCGCCGGGGACTGGCGAGGACGGGTGAAAGCCTGGATCGAAGGCGCGGTGGAGAGTTATTTCGCCATGAGCGCGCTGCATGACGTGGTCATCTACGGCTCCGGGCAGCCGTTTCGCAACGCGATGACACACTCCGAGGTGACGCGCCATCTTGCCGGGCTTATCAGCGACGGGGCACGAGCCGGAGCATGGAAGGTCGATGATGAACGCTGGCTTGCGGTGATGATGTTCTACAGCTTTCGCGGCGGCTGCGACGAAGCCATGCTCGGCACGCAACGCCCCGAGGACCTTCCGGAAAAA